A single region of the Streptomyces vilmorinianum genome encodes:
- a CDS encoding response regulator transcription factor, translating into MRVVIAEDSVLLREGLTRLLTDRGHDVVAGVGDGEALVKTVAGLAGEGALPDVVVADVRMPPTHTDEGVRAAVRLRKEYPGIGVLVLSQYVEEQYATELLAGSSRGVGYLLKDRVAEVREFVDAVVRVARGGTALDPEVVQQLLGRSRKQDVLANLTPREREVLGLMAEGRTNSAIAKQLVVSDGAVEKHVSNIFLKLGLSPSEGDHRRVLAVLTYLNS; encoded by the coding sequence GTGCGTGTGGTCATCGCCGAGGATTCGGTGCTGCTCCGTGAGGGCCTGACCCGTTTGCTGACCGACCGGGGGCACGACGTCGTCGCCGGGGTCGGGGACGGGGAGGCCCTCGTGAAGACCGTCGCCGGGCTCGCCGGCGAGGGCGCGCTGCCGGACGTGGTGGTCGCGGACGTACGGATGCCGCCGACCCACACCGACGAGGGCGTGCGGGCGGCGGTGCGGCTGCGCAAGGAGTACCCGGGTATAGGGGTCCTGGTCCTGTCGCAGTACGTGGAGGAGCAGTACGCCACCGAACTGCTGGCCGGATCCAGCCGGGGCGTGGGCTATCTCCTGAAGGACCGGGTCGCGGAGGTCCGCGAGTTCGTGGACGCGGTCGTCCGGGTGGCCCGGGGCGGTACGGCGCTGGACCCGGAGGTCGTCCAGCAGCTGCTCGGCCGGAGCCGCAAGCAGGACGTGCTGGCGAATCTGACCCCGCGCGAGCGGGAGGTCCTCGGTCTGATGGCCGAGGGGCGGACGAACTCGGCGATCGCGAAACAGCTGGTCGTGAGCGACGGCGCGGTGGAGAAGCACGTCAGCAACATCTTCCTGAAGCTGGGCCTTTCGCCGAGTGAGGGGGATCACCGCCGGGTACTCGCGGTGTTGACCTACCTGAACTCCTGA
- a CDS encoding 2-oxoacid:acceptor oxidoreductase subunit alpha: MTSQVSSEAGEALVGEQRSAPAAPRHGDEKEVRRLDRVIIRFAGDSGDGMQLTGDRFTSETASFGNDLSTLPNFPAEIRAPAGTLPGVSSFQLHFADHDILTPGDAPNVLVAMNPAALKANIGDVPRGSEVIVNTDEFAKRAMAKVGYETSPLEDGSLDGYRVHPVPLTTLTVEALKEFGLSRKEAERSKNMFALGLLSWMYHRPTEGTETFLRQKFAKKPQIAEANVAAFRAGWNFGETTEDFAVSYEVAPATRAFPTGTYRNISGNLALSYGLIAASRQADLPLYLGSYPITPASDILHELSKHKNFGVRTFQAEDEIAGIGAALGAAFGGSLAVTTTSGPGVALKSETIGLAVSLELPLLVVDIQRGGPSTGLPTKTEQADLLQAMYGRNGEAPVPVVAPKTPADCFDAAIEAARIALTYRTPVFLLSDGYLANGSEPWRIPDIDELPDLRVQFATGPNHELADGTEVFWPYKRDPQTLARPWAVPGTPGLEHRIGGIEKQDGTGNISYDPANHDLMVRTRQAKIDGIDVPDIEVDDPDGARTLVLGWGSTYGPITAAVRRLRRAGHPIAQAHLRHVNPFPKNLGEILEQYEKVVVPEMNLGQLATLVRAKYLVDARSHTQVNGMPFKAEQLAAALKEAIDD, from the coding sequence GTGACCAGCCAGGTCAGTAGCGAGGCCGGCGAGGCCCTGGTCGGGGAGCAGCGCAGCGCTCCGGCCGCGCCCCGCCACGGCGACGAGAAGGAAGTCCGGCGCCTCGATCGGGTGATCATCCGCTTCGCCGGTGACTCCGGTGACGGTATGCAGCTGACGGGTGACAGGTTCACCTCCGAGACGGCGTCCTTCGGGAACGACCTCTCGACGCTGCCGAACTTCCCCGCCGAGATCCGGGCCCCCGCCGGCACGCTGCCGGGCGTCTCCTCCTTCCAGCTGCACTTCGCGGACCACGACATCCTGACCCCGGGCGACGCCCCGAACGTGCTGGTCGCGATGAACCCCGCCGCCCTCAAGGCCAACATCGGCGACGTGCCGCGCGGCAGCGAGGTCATCGTCAACACGGACGAGTTCGCCAAGCGCGCCATGGCCAAGGTCGGCTACGAGACCTCGCCCCTGGAGGACGGCTCGCTCGACGGCTACCGGGTCCACCCGGTGCCGCTGACGACGCTGACGGTCGAGGCGCTGAAGGAGTTCGGCCTGTCGCGGAAGGAGGCCGAGCGGAGCAAGAACATGTTCGCGCTCGGGCTGCTCTCCTGGATGTACCACCGGCCGACCGAGGGCACCGAGACCTTCCTGCGCCAGAAGTTCGCGAAGAAGCCGCAGATCGCCGAGGCGAACGTGGCCGCGTTCCGGGCCGGCTGGAACTTCGGCGAGACGACCGAGGACTTCGCCGTCTCCTACGAGGTCGCCCCCGCGACCCGGGCGTTCCCCACCGGCACGTACCGGAACATCTCCGGGAACCTGGCCCTGTCGTACGGCCTGATCGCCGCCTCCCGCCAGGCCGACCTGCCGCTCTACCTGGGCTCGTACCCGATCACTCCCGCGTCGGACATCCTGCACGAGCTCAGCAAGCACAAGAACTTCGGCGTCCGCACCTTCCAGGCCGAGGACGAGATCGCCGGCATCGGCGCCGCGCTCGGCGCGGCCTTCGGCGGCTCGCTCGCCGTCACCACCACCTCCGGCCCGGGTGTGGCGCTCAAGTCCGAGACGATCGGACTCGCGGTCTCCCTGGAGCTGCCGCTGCTCGTCGTCGACATCCAGCGCGGCGGCCCCTCGACCGGTCTGCCGACCAAGACCGAGCAGGCGGATCTGCTGCAGGCGATGTACGGGCGCAACGGCGAGGCCCCGGTCCCGGTCGTGGCCCCGAAGACCCCGGCCGACTGCTTCGACGCCGCCATCGAGGCGGCCCGGATCGCGCTCACGTACCGCACGCCGGTCTTCCTGCTCTCCGACGGCTACCTCGCCAACGGCTCCGAGCCCTGGCGCATCCCCGACATCGACGAACTCCCGGACCTGCGCGTCCAGTTCGCCACCGGGCCGAACCACGAGCTCGCGGACGGCACCGAGGTCTTCTGGCCGTACAAGCGCGACCCGCAGACCCTCGCCCGGCCCTGGGCCGTGCCCGGCACCCCCGGCCTCGAACACCGCATCGGCGGCATCGAGAAGCAGGACGGCACCGGCAACATCAGTTACGACCCCGCCAACCACGACCTCATGGTCCGCACCCGGCAGGCCAAGATCGACGGCATCGACGTCCCGGACATCGAGGTCGACGACCCGGACGGCGCGCGGACCCTCGTCCTCGGCTGGGGCTCCACGTACGGCCCGATCACCGCGGCCGTCCGCCGGCTGCGCCGCGCCGGACACCCCATCGCGCAGGCCCACCTGCGCCACGTCAACCCCTTCCCCAAGAACCTCGGGGAGATCCTCGAACAGTACGAGAAGGTGGTGGTCCCGGAGATGAACCTGGGCCAGCTCGCCACCCTCGTCCGGGCGAAGTACCTCGTCGACGCCCGCAGCCACACCCAGGTGAACGGCATGCCGTTCAAGGCCGAGCAGCTCGCCGCGGCACTCAAGGAGGCCATCGATGACTGA
- a CDS encoding 2-oxoacid:ferredoxin oxidoreductase subunit beta: MTESLLNLVPKAEATQSMKDFKSDQEVRWCPGCGDYAVLAAVQGFMPELGLAKENIVFVSGIGCSSRFPYYMNTYGMHSIHGRAPAIATGLATSRRDLSVWVVTGDGDALSIGGNHLIHALRRNVNLKILLFNNRIYGLTKGQYSPTSELGKITKSTPMGSLDAPFNPVSLAIGAEASFVARTVDSDRKHLTEVLRQAADHPGTALVEIYQNCNIFNDGAFEVLKDKDQAQEAVIRLEHGQPIRFGTGLDKGVVRDQATGDLKVVTVTPENEAQILVHDAHSASPTTAFALSRLADPDTLHQTPIGVFRSVERPVYDTLMADQLDTAIEQHGKGDLGQLLAGNDTWTVVG; this comes from the coding sequence ATGACTGAGTCACTCCTGAACCTCGTGCCGAAGGCCGAAGCCACCCAGTCGATGAAGGACTTCAAGTCCGACCAGGAGGTGCGCTGGTGCCCCGGGTGCGGTGACTACGCCGTCCTCGCCGCCGTGCAGGGCTTCATGCCCGAACTCGGCCTGGCGAAGGAGAACATCGTCTTCGTCTCCGGCATCGGCTGCTCCTCCCGTTTCCCGTACTACATGAACACGTACGGGATGCACTCCATCCACGGCCGCGCCCCGGCCATCGCCACCGGCCTGGCCACCTCGCGCCGCGACCTGTCGGTGTGGGTCGTCACCGGTGACGGCGACGCGCTCTCCATCGGCGGCAACCACCTCATCCACGCCCTGCGCCGCAACGTCAACCTCAAGATCCTGCTCTTCAACAACCGGATCTACGGTCTGACCAAGGGCCAGTACAGCCCGACCAGCGAGCTCGGCAAGATCACCAAGTCGACCCCGATGGGCTCGCTCGACGCGCCCTTCAACCCGGTCTCGCTGGCGATCGGCGCGGAGGCGTCCTTCGTCGCCCGGACGGTGGACTCCGACCGCAAGCACCTCACCGAGGTCCTGCGCCAGGCCGCCGACCACCCCGGCACGGCGCTCGTGGAGATCTACCAGAACTGCAACATCTTCAACGACGGCGCCTTCGAGGTCCTGAAGGACAAGGACCAGGCCCAGGAGGCCGTGATCCGCCTGGAGCACGGGCAGCCGATCCGCTTCGGCACCGGCCTGGACAAGGGAGTCGTACGGGACCAGGCCACCGGCGACCTGAAGGTCGTCACGGTCACCCCCGAGAACGAGGCGCAGATCCTGGTCCACGACGCCCACTCCGCCTCCCCGACGACCGCCTTCGCCCTGTCGCGGCTGGCCGACCCGGACACGCTGCACCAGACCCCGATCGGGGTGTTCCGGTCGGTGGAGCGCCCGGTGTACGACACGCTGATGGCCGACCAGCTGGACACGGCGATCGAGCAGCACGGCAAGGGCGACCTGGGGCAGCTGCTCGCGGGGAACGACACCTGGACCGTCGTCGGCTGA
- a CDS encoding bifunctional serine/threonine-protein kinase/ABC transporter substrate-binding protein yields MQPLRPADPSAIAGYRLLGRLGAGGMGVVYLARSAGGALAALKLIRAEHAADPGFRERFRREARVAERITGRWVVRVLGSDPEAREPWLATEFVPGPSLAEAVGVHGALPEPTVRALGARLADALTGMHEAGLVHRDVKPGNVLLALDGPRLIDFGIARSAGVTALTATDAMIGTPGFLAPEQARVTGAGEVGPPSDVFSLGCVLAYATTGRRPFGTGGVAAVVYRTVHEEPDLDDVPEALLPLVTACLAKDPADRPTAAEVRAALGPAEGPAEGPAGDWLPPGLPALIAERSARVLDLPVAEPTVLVPSAGPARTSPSRRRVLALGSAAAVAGAGGLTAWLVNRDRAPGGAGGSPTALPTYTIGVQTDLSGTRKADGRAQERGARLAVETFNARSDRPFGLAVKVRDDGGDPTRAAAVAREFVKDAAVMAVLGPTTRETVMAVADTYDKSRLVLATVAVGIDQGDISGQTSNPTYRELRVAHGMLQLPFNGLALARGAKRVAVVDDRAAGEYSWQTANSTKTTMSAAGETVTVHQMAATGEDFGPTVRDVIAARPDAVLYAGVSPRRAGLCAKALKQQGYGGMCGGVEYALGPEFLSVAGPAAEGWYFGTTYVDPALVPEAKAFTAAYRKRWGLSAAAPVERYAAEAYDAVTGLAESMRGLVSSQHLDVARVALRGAMRTFPYQGITKRYGFDERNVLNFTYIEELFLYRIERGVPRFLGQFEKAADDEKKRWKKQ; encoded by the coding sequence GTGCAGCCCCTCCGCCCCGCCGATCCGTCGGCGATCGCCGGATACCGCCTGCTCGGCCGGCTCGGTGCCGGCGGCATGGGCGTCGTCTACCTCGCCCGGTCCGCCGGCGGCGCGCTCGCCGCGCTCAAGCTGATCCGCGCCGAGCACGCCGCCGACCCCGGCTTCCGGGAGCGGTTCCGGCGGGAGGCACGGGTCGCCGAGCGGATCACCGGCCGCTGGGTGGTCCGCGTCCTCGGCTCCGACCCGGAGGCCCGGGAGCCCTGGCTGGCCACCGAGTTCGTGCCGGGGCCCTCGCTCGCCGAGGCCGTCGGCGTGCACGGCGCCCTGCCCGAGCCGACCGTACGGGCCCTGGGCGCCCGGCTCGCCGACGCGCTCACGGGCATGCACGAGGCGGGACTCGTCCACCGGGACGTCAAGCCCGGCAACGTGCTGCTCGCACTCGACGGGCCGCGCCTGATCGACTTCGGCATCGCCCGGTCGGCCGGGGTCACCGCCCTCACCGCCACCGACGCGATGATCGGCACGCCCGGCTTCCTCGCCCCCGAGCAGGCCCGCGTCACCGGCGCCGGTGAGGTCGGTCCGCCGAGCGACGTCTTCTCGCTGGGGTGCGTGCTCGCGTACGCGACGACCGGCCGGCGCCCCTTCGGTACGGGCGGGGTGGCCGCGGTCGTGTACCGCACCGTCCACGAGGAGCCCGACCTCGACGACGTACCGGAGGCGCTGCTGCCGCTGGTGACCGCCTGTCTGGCCAAGGACCCCGCGGACCGGCCCACGGCGGCCGAGGTACGAGCCGCGCTGGGGCCGGCCGAGGGGCCGGCCGAGGGGCCGGCGGGGGACTGGTTGCCGCCCGGCCTGCCCGCGCTGATCGCGGAGCGCTCCGCACGGGTCCTGGACCTGCCCGTGGCGGAGCCGACCGTCCTGGTGCCCTCCGCCGGACCGGCCCGTACGTCGCCGTCACGGCGGCGTGTCCTGGCGCTGGGCTCCGCGGCCGCCGTCGCCGGGGCCGGCGGACTGACGGCCTGGCTCGTGAACCGTGACCGCGCGCCGGGCGGCGCGGGCGGGTCGCCCACGGCCCTGCCCACGTACACGATCGGAGTCCAGACCGATCTGAGCGGCACCCGCAAGGCGGACGGACGCGCCCAGGAGCGCGGGGCGAGGCTGGCCGTCGAGACCTTCAACGCCCGCTCCGACCGGCCCTTCGGCCTGGCGGTGAAGGTACGGGACGACGGGGGTGACCCGACCCGGGCCGCCGCGGTGGCGCGGGAGTTCGTGAAGGACGCGGCCGTCATGGCCGTGCTCGGCCCCACCACCCGCGAGACCGTGATGGCCGTCGCGGACACGTACGACAAGAGTCGGCTCGTGTTGGCGACCGTGGCCGTCGGCATCGACCAGGGCGACATCTCCGGCCAGACCTCCAACCCCACCTACCGCGAGCTGCGTGTCGCTCACGGCATGCTGCAACTGCCCTTCAACGGTCTCGCCCTCGCGCGGGGCGCCAAGCGGGTCGCCGTCGTGGACGACCGGGCGGCGGGTGAGTACAGCTGGCAGACGGCCAACTCCACGAAGACCACCATGAGCGCGGCGGGCGAGACTGTGACGGTGCATCAGATGGCGGCGACCGGTGAGGACTTCGGGCCGACGGTGCGTGACGTGATTGCCGCCCGCCCCGACGCCGTGCTCTACGCGGGCGTCTCCCCGCGCCGGGCCGGGCTCTGCGCCAAGGCCCTGAAGCAGCAGGGCTACGGCGGCATGTGCGGCGGCGTCGAGTACGCGCTGGGGCCGGAGTTCCTCTCCGTCGCGGGGCCGGCCGCCGAGGGCTGGTACTTCGGCACCACCTATGTCGATCCGGCGCTGGTGCCCGAGGCCAAGGCGTTCACCGCCGCCTACCGCAAGCGCTGGGGGCTGTCGGCCGCGGCGCCCGTCGAACGGTACGCGGCGGAGGCGTACGACGCGGTCACCGGCCTGGCCGAGAGCATGAGGGGCCTGGTGTCGAGCCAGCACCTGGACGTCGCACGGGTCGCTCTGCGAGGGGCGATGCGGACGTTCCCGTACCAGGGGATCACGAAGAGATACGGGTTCGACGAACGGAACGTGCTGAACTTCACGTACATCGAGGAGCTGTTCCTGTACCGGATCGAGCGGGGCGTCCCGCGCTTCCTCGGCCAGTTCGAGAAGGCGGCGGACGACGAGAAGAAGCGCTGGAAGAAGCAGTGA
- a CDS encoding bifunctional serine/threonine-protein kinase/ABC transporter substrate-binding protein — protein MSPAALQSLLPSDPSSIAGYRLLGRLGAGGMGVVYLGRTDNGELAAVKVTHADQADQADFRARFRREVEAARRVSSPWAVPVTGADPDAPEPWMATAFVPGPSLGEAVTAHGPLTERGVRILGGAVARALAAVHEAGLVHRDVKPGNVLLAVDGPRLIDFGIARTTGETALTSTGMVVGTPGFLAPEQAEARAPEIGPPSDVFALGCLLAYAATGRPPFGTGAVDALLYRTVHDEPDLDGVPDGLLDLLRACLTKDPDRRPTAEEIAARLTEDTPGAAADWLPAPVVRTIAERSAAMLALPEIDATQLDASDTGDQPAPSRRKFLLLASGGGVALAAGGGIAAWAALRDDGKEDRKAGPTPKKRRWIIGVHADLTGPAKNIGRAQERGARLAVEQFNARKDKPFTLELKVSDDGGDKNRALAAARVLTGDPDVLGVLGPTSDYTGLAALPAYDEALLPLITVSAGSNMLINANLGQGLSMLQACPQHAIAGTCLAYYVLTKTRSVRPGILQDRTDDTYAWQYIGGANFAFRQTGLVPVPRVVPAGTTDYKRVLGEMMAEGMDAYVHCGLTPSAVLAARALDELGFTGMKITGQHVFEPRFPAEAGDAAEGWVLGAPVVDATTVKAASPFVAAHRKRYGAAPAFYTGESFDAVNILLQEVEKAAKGGKRPDRTELVPLLRKVRYQGVMGGYVFDAQTGELHPGAVGTFMYAVENGRYKPLEFAPGGPPKKRRT, from the coding sequence GTGAGCCCCGCCGCACTCCAGTCGCTGCTGCCCTCCGATCCCTCGTCGATCGCCGGCTACCGGCTCCTCGGCCGGCTCGGCGCCGGTGGCATGGGCGTGGTCTACCTCGGCCGTACGGACAACGGCGAACTCGCCGCCGTGAAGGTCACCCACGCCGACCAGGCCGACCAGGCCGACTTCCGTGCCCGCTTCCGCCGCGAGGTCGAGGCCGCCCGCCGGGTCTCCAGCCCCTGGGCCGTCCCCGTCACCGGCGCCGACCCGGACGCGCCCGAGCCGTGGATGGCGACCGCCTTCGTCCCCGGGCCCTCGCTCGGCGAGGCCGTGACCGCGCACGGCCCGCTGACGGAGCGCGGCGTACGGATCCTCGGCGGCGCCGTCGCCCGCGCGCTCGCCGCCGTGCACGAGGCCGGTCTCGTCCACCGGGACGTCAAACCCGGCAACGTCCTCCTCGCCGTCGACGGCCCGCGCCTCATCGACTTCGGCATCGCGCGGACGACGGGGGAGACCGCGCTCACCTCCACCGGCATGGTCGTCGGCACCCCCGGCTTCCTCGCCCCCGAACAGGCCGAGGCCCGCGCCCCCGAGATCGGCCCGCCCAGCGACGTCTTCGCCCTCGGCTGCCTCCTGGCCTACGCGGCGACCGGGCGCCCGCCCTTCGGTACGGGAGCGGTCGACGCCCTGCTGTACCGCACCGTCCACGACGAGCCCGACCTCGACGGCGTGCCGGACGGGCTCCTGGACCTCCTGCGGGCCTGCCTCACCAAGGACCCGGACCGACGGCCCACCGCCGAGGAGATCGCCGCCCGCCTCACGGAGGACACGCCGGGCGCCGCCGCCGACTGGCTGCCCGCGCCCGTCGTCCGGACCATCGCCGAACGCTCGGCCGCGATGCTCGCCCTGCCCGAGATCGACGCCACGCAGCTCGACGCATCGGACACCGGCGACCAACCGGCTCCCAGCAGACGGAAGTTCCTGCTCCTGGCGTCAGGGGGAGGGGTCGCCCTCGCCGCGGGAGGTGGCATCGCCGCCTGGGCCGCGCTGCGGGACGACGGCAAGGAGGACCGGAAGGCCGGTCCGACGCCGAAGAAGCGACGCTGGATCATCGGCGTGCACGCGGATCTGACCGGCCCCGCCAAGAACATCGGCCGCGCGCAGGAACGCGGCGCCCGACTCGCGGTCGAGCAGTTCAACGCCCGTAAGGACAAGCCCTTCACCCTCGAGCTCAAGGTCTCCGACGACGGCGGGGACAAGAACAGGGCTCTGGCCGCGGCGCGCGTCCTCACCGGTGACCCCGACGTCCTCGGCGTCCTCGGCCCGACCTCCGACTACACCGGTCTGGCCGCGCTCCCGGCGTACGACGAAGCACTCCTGCCCCTGATCACGGTCTCCGCCGGGTCGAACATGCTGATCAACGCCAACCTCGGCCAGGGACTCTCGATGCTGCAGGCATGCCCGCAGCACGCCATCGCGGGCACCTGCCTCGCCTATTACGTCCTCACGAAGACCCGGAGCGTCCGGCCCGGCATCCTGCAGGACCGCACCGACGACACCTACGCCTGGCAGTACATCGGCGGCGCGAACTTCGCCTTCCGGCAGACGGGTCTCGTCCCCGTTCCCCGCGTGGTGCCCGCGGGGACCACGGACTACAAGCGCGTGCTCGGCGAGATGATGGCGGAAGGCATGGACGCGTACGTCCACTGCGGCCTCACCCCGAGCGCCGTCCTCGCCGCCCGGGCGCTCGACGAACTCGGCTTCACGGGCATGAAGATCACCGGGCAGCACGTGTTCGAGCCCCGGTTCCCGGCGGAGGCGGGGGACGCCGCGGAGGGCTGGGTGCTCGGCGCCCCGGTCGTCGACGCCACGACCGTCAAGGCGGCGTCGCCCTTCGTCGCCGCCCACCGCAAACGGTACGGCGCGGCCCCCGCCTTCTACACGGGCGAGTCATTCGACGCGGTCAACATCCTGCTCCAGGAGGTGGAGAAGGCCGCCAAGGGCGGGAAGCGCCCCGACCGCACCGAACTCGTGCCCCTCCTGCGCAAGGTGCGGTACCAGGGCGTCATGGGCGGCTATGTCTTCGACGCCCAGACCGGCGAACTGCACCCGGGGGCCGTCGGCACCTTCATGTACGCGGTGGAGAACGGCCGCTACAAACCACTGGAGTTCGCCCCCGGCGGCCCGCCGAAGAAGAGACGGACCTGA
- the rarD gene encoding EamA family transporter RarD yields MWGLVPLFWPLLKPAGAVEILAHRMVWSLAVVGIALLALRRWGWIRDLMRSPRKLGLIAVAAAVITVNWGLYIWAVNSGQVVEASLGYFINPLVTIAMGVLLLKERLRPAQWAAVGVGFAAVLVLAIGYGRPPWISLILAFSFAVYGLVKKKVNIGGLESLAAETAVQFLPALAYLLWLGAQGSATFGAEGAGHAALLAATGVVTAAPLVCFGAAAIRVPLSTLGLLQYLAPTFQFLLGVAYFHEAMPPERWAGFSLVWLALTILTWDALRTARRSRARAEAALAAATAAHSPATVAEAPSPQPGR; encoded by the coding sequence ATGTGGGGCCTGGTCCCGCTCTTCTGGCCGCTCCTGAAGCCGGCCGGGGCGGTCGAGATCCTCGCCCACCGGATGGTGTGGTCACTGGCCGTCGTCGGCATCGCGCTCCTCGCGCTGCGCCGCTGGGGCTGGATACGCGACCTGATGCGCAGCCCGCGCAAGCTGGGCCTGATCGCGGTGGCCGCGGCGGTGATCACCGTCAACTGGGGCCTCTACATCTGGGCCGTCAACTCCGGCCAGGTCGTCGAGGCCTCCCTCGGCTACTTCATCAACCCCCTCGTCACCATCGCCATGGGCGTCCTGCTCCTGAAGGAGCGGCTGCGGCCCGCGCAGTGGGCGGCGGTCGGTGTCGGCTTCGCGGCCGTCCTCGTCCTCGCGATCGGGTACGGGCGGCCGCCGTGGATCTCGCTGATCCTGGCGTTCTCGTTCGCCGTCTACGGCCTGGTGAAGAAGAAGGTCAACATCGGCGGGCTCGAGTCGCTGGCCGCCGAGACCGCGGTCCAGTTCCTGCCCGCCCTCGCCTATCTGCTGTGGCTCGGTGCGCAGGGCTCCGCCACCTTCGGCGCCGAGGGCGCCGGGCACGCGGCGCTGCTCGCGGCGACGGGCGTCGTGACGGCCGCGCCGCTGGTCTGCTTCGGGGCGGCGGCGATCCGGGTGCCGCTGTCGACGCTGGGGCTGCTGCAGTACCTGGCGCCGACGTTCCAGTTCCTGCTGGGGGTCGCGTACTTCCACGAGGCGATGCCGCCGGAGCGCTGGGCGGGCTTCTCGCTGGTGTGGCTGGCGCTGACGATCCTGACCTGGGACGCGCTGCGCACGGCACGGCGCAGCCGGGCGCGGGCGGAGGCCGCCCTCGCCGCCGCGACGGCCGCCCACTCCCCTGCCACGGTGGCCGAGGCCCCCTCGCCCCAGCCCGGCCGCTGA
- a CDS encoding DUF6401 family natural product biosynthesis protein: MNDSPGCPLVGVAAQYMPRLSEFSSDPGLVAAVDQHAAAVCDALIPAQRGSEIPAVRRAVRREDLSDYVLGFTDWLAEVDWVEPVGYDFATLRLTAVCWLIREYDLLGA; this comes from the coding sequence ATGAACGATTCCCCCGGCTGCCCGCTGGTCGGCGTCGCCGCCCAGTACATGCCCCGGCTCTCGGAGTTCTCCTCCGATCCGGGGCTCGTGGCCGCGGTCGATCAGCACGCGGCCGCGGTGTGCGACGCCCTGATCCCCGCCCAGCGGGGATCGGAGATCCCGGCGGTCCGGCGGGCCGTGCGGCGGGAGGACCTGTCCGACTACGTCCTCGGTTTCACCGACTGGCTGGCGGAGGTCGACTGGGTCGAGCCGGTCGGGTACGACTTCGCGACGCTGCGGCTCACGGCGGTGTGCTGGCTGATCCGGGAGTACGACCTGCTGGGCGCGTGA
- a CDS encoding SRPBCC domain-containing protein, giving the protein MTTTGLTKDAGWEIGVSKTLPLPAAAVWDFIASPEGVALWLGEGIELPTEKGESYAFGEVRGYRPGDRVRLTYGTTTLQVAVSAAGDGKAVLRFHQERMADAEERERQRAHWKSVMARVEATLLEQEA; this is encoded by the coding sequence ATGACGACGACAGGCCTGACGAAGGACGCCGGCTGGGAGATCGGCGTCTCGAAGACCCTGCCCCTGCCCGCCGCCGCCGTCTGGGACTTCATCGCGAGCCCCGAGGGCGTGGCGCTCTGGCTCGGGGAGGGGATCGAACTGCCCACGGAGAAGGGCGAGTCGTACGCCTTCGGCGAGGTGCGCGGCTACCGGCCCGGCGACCGCGTCCGTCTCACGTACGGCACGACCACCCTGCAGGTCGCCGTCTCGGCGGCGGGCGACGGCAAGGCCGTGCTGCGCTTCCACCAGGAGCGGATGGCGGACGCGGAGGAGCGCGAGCGGCAGCGGGCGCACTGGAAGAGCGTGATGGCACGGGTGGAGGCGACGCTGCTGGAACAGGAGGCGTGA
- a CDS encoding CGNR zinc finger domain-containing protein produces MQATTGMSLVALDGQRFRFDAGALCLELLLTGGPGPVAARYEVLDEPDGLLDWARRCRLGLGSRTGSGLDVTVTAAELARVRETRDALWGLAHARVYGHPFAPEDLALLNEAAARPPLVPRMTADGAHAWAPGATATALLSTVARDAIELFTGPHADRIRECGSDDCYLLFVDTSRPGRRRWCAMERCGNRHKVRAHRARTHAEGETA; encoded by the coding sequence ATGCAGGCCACAACCGGAATGTCCCTTGTCGCCCTCGATGGGCAGCGGTTCCGCTTCGACGCGGGCGCGCTCTGCCTGGAGCTGCTGCTCACGGGCGGTCCCGGCCCCGTGGCCGCGCGGTACGAAGTCCTCGACGAGCCCGACGGGCTGCTGGACTGGGCCCGCCGGTGCCGGCTCGGGCTCGGCTCCCGGACCGGGAGCGGGCTCGACGTGACGGTCACGGCGGCCGAGCTGGCGCGCGTACGCGAGACACGGGACGCGCTGTGGGGGCTCGCCCATGCCCGCGTGTACGGCCACCCCTTCGCGCCGGAGGACCTCGCCCTCCTCAACGAGGCCGCCGCCCGGCCCCCGCTCGTCCCGCGGATGACCGCCGACGGCGCGCACGCCTGGGCCCCGGGGGCCACCGCGACCGCGCTGCTCTCGACCGTCGCGCGCGACGCGATCGAGCTGTTCACCGGCCCCCACGCCGACCGGATCCGCGAATGCGGCTCCGACGACTGCTACCTGCTGTTCGTGGACACGTCCCGCCCCGGGCGCCGCCGCTGGTGCGCCATGGAGCGGTGCGGCAACCGTCACAAGGTGCGGGCGCACCGGGCCCGTACACACGCGGAGGGAGAGACGGCATGA